A genomic region of Desulfovibrio sp. TomC contains the following coding sequences:
- a CDS encoding M16 family metallopeptidase, giving the protein MRWRNVLCLAALLVALAASSAFSADAPKVVRLKNGLTVMTIEDDRFPLVAVRLFVHAGSGYETPKQAGISHLLEHMVFKSTAKRPAGQVASEIEGAGGELNAATSFDSTTYRVDLPAEHWRLGLDVIKDMIFGAKFDPTELDSERQVVLSELARGKDDPDNRLFQLTQAMAWPERAYGWPIIGFPETVSSFSGEDLRAYVAERYQPQSMLLVVVGKVHADEVELEAGALFGDLTNDRAITPPPVYPLPAVASQPSVQVEYGQWGKVRLQVSFPTPGLRSADEASLEVLAKLLAGDETSRLYRTFKYEKQLVDDVSCASMTLERGGLFFIDATLDAKNLAAFWQGLLGELARLKGASFSDKEIERVKLGVEDGLYGAKETLSGLAMKAGYFRFYGYEPDGEANYLRAVHLVDQKALEAVIASTLRPERMVAAVLAPKADEAVVTTAGLTEVAAKIWPASKTAAKAADAAAPAAASQVIDLGGGHTLVLLPDATLPYVSLSMTYNGGDALLAQNHQGLAELAANCLTTGTAKLSANALEDFLADRAASLSAASGRDSFSVGSRFPSRFQGDMYGLFADILSAPAFLPTEVKREVNDQLASIKSKQDEPMGLAFRRIFPFLFADTAYAYTRLGDAATVKGFGPKDVAGFWNTQRAMPWVLAVSGDFDAAAVRRMAESLNKAAGPAKPFTFATPKWGGKRQDSATLPERKQTHLFMIFPVPGIDSPEAPALSLLNDVLAGQSGLLFTRLRDGESLGYSVTSFLWQAHHAGFLAFYIGTSPEKADAALEGFKQVAVQLKQTPLPDELMLRAKNVMAGDYYRERQSLRARSSEASQSLAAGLPIDHERQVVEAAQSITPQTLQELAGKYLQPENAYIFSVKP; this is encoded by the coding sequence ATGCGTTGGCGAAACGTCTTGTGTCTGGCCGCGCTCTTGGTGGCCCTGGCCGCATCGTCGGCTTTTTCGGCTGACGCCCCCAAGGTGGTCCGGCTCAAAAACGGTCTCACCGTGATGACCATTGAAGACGACCGGTTCCCGCTGGTTGCCGTGCGGCTTTTCGTTCATGCCGGCTCCGGGTACGAGACACCCAAGCAGGCGGGCATAAGCCACCTGCTTGAACATATGGTATTTAAATCCACGGCGAAACGCCCGGCCGGGCAGGTGGCGTCGGAGATCGAGGGGGCCGGCGGCGAGCTCAACGCGGCCACAAGCTTTGACAGCACCACCTACCGGGTGGACCTGCCTGCCGAGCACTGGCGTCTGGGTCTGGACGTGATCAAAGACATGATCTTCGGGGCCAAATTCGATCCCACCGAGCTCGACAGCGAGCGGCAGGTGGTGCTGTCCGAACTGGCCCGGGGCAAGGACGATCCCGACAACCGCCTTTTCCAGCTCACCCAGGCCATGGCTTGGCCGGAACGAGCCTACGGTTGGCCCATCATCGGTTTCCCCGAGACGGTGTCGAGCTTTTCCGGCGAGGATTTGCGGGCCTACGTGGCCGAGCGCTACCAGCCCCAGTCCATGCTGCTGGTGGTGGTCGGCAAGGTGCATGCCGACGAAGTGGAGCTGGAGGCCGGGGCGCTTTTCGGCGACCTGACCAATGATCGGGCCATCACGCCGCCGCCCGTCTATCCGCTTCCCGCCGTCGCCAGCCAGCCCTCGGTGCAGGTGGAATACGGCCAGTGGGGCAAGGTGCGCCTGCAGGTGTCGTTCCCGACGCCGGGGCTTCGCAGCGCCGACGAGGCCAGCCTGGAAGTCCTGGCCAAGCTGTTGGCCGGCGATGAGACCAGCCGGCTGTACCGCACGTTTAAATACGAAAAGCAGCTGGTCGACGACGTGTCCTGCGCCTCCATGACTCTGGAGCGAGGCGGGCTCTTTTTCATCGACGCCACCTTGGACGCCAAGAATCTGGCTGCCTTTTGGCAAGGCCTGCTGGGCGAACTGGCCCGGCTCAAGGGTGCGTCGTTTAGCGACAAGGAAATCGAGCGGGTCAAGCTCGGCGTCGAAGACGGCCTCTACGGAGCCAAGGAGACGTTGTCCGGACTGGCCATGAAGGCCGGCTATTTCCGGTTCTACGGCTACGAACCGGACGGTGAGGCCAATTATCTGCGGGCCGTGCATCTGGTTGACCAAAAGGCCCTGGAAGCGGTCATCGCCTCAACCCTTCGCCCCGAGCGCATGGTTGCGGCGGTCCTGGCTCCCAAGGCCGACGAGGCCGTGGTGACCACCGCCGGGCTGACCGAGGTGGCGGCCAAAATCTGGCCCGCGTCCAAGACTGCGGCCAAGGCAGCGGACGCCGCCGCCCCGGCAGCGGCGTCGCAAGTCATTGATCTGGGCGGCGGCCACACCCTGGTGCTGCTGCCGGACGCGACCCTGCCGTATGTCTCCCTGTCCATGACCTACAACGGCGGCGACGCCCTCCTGGCCCAAAACCACCAGGGGCTGGCCGAACTGGCCGCCAATTGTCTGACCACGGGTACGGCCAAACTGTCGGCCAACGCCCTGGAAGACTTTCTGGCCGACCGGGCGGCCTCGCTTTCAGCGGCCTCCGGCCGGGACTCGTTCTCGGTGGGATCGCGCTTTCCCAGCCGTTTCCAGGGCGACATGTACGGTCTTTTTGCCGACATCCTGTCGGCCCCGGCTTTTTTGCCGACCGAGGTCAAGCGCGAGGTCAACGACCAACTGGCCTCGATCAAGTCCAAGCAGGACGAGCCCATGGGACTGGCGTTTCGCCGGATATTCCCCTTCCTGTTTGCCGACACCGCCTACGCCTACACCCGCCTGGGCGATGCGGCCACGGTCAAAGGCTTCGGCCCCAAGGACGTGGCCGGCTTTTGGAATACCCAGCGCGCCATGCCCTGGGTGCTGGCTGTGAGCGGCGATTTTGACGCCGCTGCGGTGCGGCGCATGGCCGAGTCTCTGAATAAGGCCGCCGGCCCGGCCAAGCCCTTCACCTTTGCCACGCCGAAGTGGGGGGGAAAGCGCCAGGACTCGGCCACCTTGCCCGAGCGCAAACAGACCCATCTGTTCATGATCTTCCCCGTGCCGGGCATCGACTCGCCGGAAGCGCCGGCGCTCAGTCTCTTAAACGACGTGCTGGCCGGGCAAAGCGGACTGCTGTTCACCCGGTTGCGCGACGGCGAGAGCCTTGGTTATTCCGTGACCTCGTTTTTGTGGCAGGCCCACCATGCCGGGTTCCTGGCTTTTTATATCGGCACCTCCCCGGAGAAAGCCGATGCGGCCTTGGAAGGATTTAAGCAGGTGGCCGTCCAGCTCAAGCAGACGCCGCTCCCGGATGAGCTGATGCTTCGGGCCAAAAACGTCATGGCCGGCGACTACTACCGCGAGCGCCAAAGCCTTCGGGCCAGGAGCAGCGAGGCCTCCCAGTCCCTGGCCGCCGGGCTGCCCATCGACCATGAGCGCCAAGTGGTCGAAGCGGCGCAAAGTATCACGCCCCAGACCCTTCAGGAACTGGCCGGCAAATACCTGCAACCGGAAAACGCCTATATCTTTAGCGTCAAGCCCTAA